In one Sphingomonas hankookensis genomic region, the following are encoded:
- a CDS encoding adenosylcobinamide-GDP ribazoletransferase, producing MPTECPRWAPPLLAVQFLTRLPVPWLARLTAEQAGVGLARAMAWLPPVGSLIGAATGVTFVLAQGLWPPMIAAIVALMVEALLTGAFHEDAVADFCDAFGGVASGDRALTIMKDSRIGSYGALGLGLVVLLRLAAMVALPPMLAMAAIVGAATAGRLCAVTLAAMLAPVGSGAGMAVRAGRMPGGRLMLAGLLALPGLVPILWLAPGAVVAALVAMAAMLGWLARFLMRRIGGSTGDCLGFAAAMGQLALLLTVAAR from the coding sequence GTGCCGACTGAGTGCCCGCGCTGGGCGCCGCCGCTGCTGGCGGTGCAGTTTCTGACCCGGTTGCCGGTGCCGTGGCTGGCGCGGCTGACGGCGGAACAGGCGGGCGTCGGATTGGCGCGGGCGATGGCGTGGCTGCCGCCGGTCGGGTCGCTGATCGGTGCGGCGACCGGCGTGACCTTCGTGCTGGCGCAAGGGCTATGGCCGCCGATGATCGCCGCGATCGTGGCGCTGATGGTCGAGGCGCTGCTGACCGGTGCGTTTCACGAGGACGCGGTCGCCGATTTCTGCGACGCGTTCGGCGGCGTTGCGAGCGGCGACCGCGCGTTGACGATCATGAAGGACAGCCGGATCGGCAGCTATGGCGCGCTGGGCTTGGGGCTGGTGGTGCTGCTGCGCCTTGCCGCGATGGTCGCGCTGCCGCCGATGCTGGCGATGGCGGCGATCGTCGGCGCAGCGACGGCGGGCCGGCTGTGCGCGGTGACGCTGGCGGCGATGCTTGCGCCGGTCGGCAGCGGTGCGGGCATGGCGGTGCGGGCCGGGCGGATGCCGGGCGGGCGGCTGATGCTGGCGGGGCTGCTGGCGCTGCCGGGCCTGGTGCCGATCCTGTGGCTGGCGCCGGGAGCGGTGGTCGCCGCGCTGGTGGCGATGGCGGCGATGCTGGGGTGGCTGGCGCGCTTCCTGATGCGGCGGATCGGCGGGAGCACCGGCGACTGCCTGGGCTTTGCGGCGGCGATGGGACAATTGGCACTGCTGCTGACGGTGGCGGCGCGGTGA
- the cobT gene encoding nicotinate-nucleotide--dimethylbenzimidazole phosphoribosyltransferase, translated as MIDEIRAHLDALAKPRGAMGRLEALATELVLTQGRIDARTAPRRIVLFAGDHGCAGEGVSAWPSEVTQMMVATILSGRATSNALAAAADCPLRLVDVGMMGPRVAGPDFFRDARIGDGSAPLGTGPALSVAQFDAAWAVGAAEADAAIDAGVTLLIAGEMGIGNTTPAACLTALLTALDPDAAVGRGAGADDAVLATKRRIVASAVARAAGVGDLREAIASVAGYEIAAMAGFYATGARRGATLLLDGYVATAAALIAERLAPGSVRAMIAGHRSAEPGHGAALAALGLTPVLDWEMRLGEGSGALVALPLLDAAAALLNDVVRLDQIGADRAD; from the coding sequence ATGATCGACGAGATTCGCGCGCATCTGGACGCGCTCGCCAAGCCGCGCGGGGCGATGGGGCGGCTGGAGGCGCTGGCAACCGAACTGGTGCTGACCCAGGGACGGATCGATGCGCGCACCGCACCGCGCCGCATCGTGCTGTTCGCCGGCGACCATGGCTGTGCCGGTGAGGGAGTGTCCGCCTGGCCGTCCGAGGTCACGCAGATGATGGTGGCGACCATCTTGTCGGGACGCGCGACCAGCAACGCGCTGGCCGCTGCCGCCGACTGCCCGTTGCGGCTGGTCGATGTGGGGATGATGGGGCCGCGCGTTGCCGGTCCCGACTTCTTCCGCGACGCGCGTATCGGCGATGGTAGCGCGCCGCTTGGCACCGGACCGGCGCTGTCCGTCGCGCAGTTCGACGCGGCGTGGGCGGTCGGGGCGGCGGAGGCGGATGCGGCGATCGATGCGGGGGTCACACTGTTGATCGCGGGCGAAATGGGCATCGGCAACACGACGCCAGCCGCCTGCCTGACGGCGTTGCTGACCGCTCTGGATCCCGATGCGGCGGTCGGGCGCGGTGCGGGGGCGGACGATGCCGTGCTGGCGACCAAGCGTCGCATCGTGGCATCCGCCGTGGCGAGGGCGGCGGGGGTTGGCGATCTGCGCGAGGCTATCGCGTCGGTCGCCGGCTATGAGATCGCGGCGATGGCCGGTTTCTACGCGACCGGCGCGCGGCGCGGGGCGACGCTGCTGCTCGACGGCTATGTCGCGACCGCCGCCGCGCTGATCGCCGAACGGCTCGCCCCCGGCAGCGTCAGGGCGATGATCGCCGGGCATCGCTCCGCCGAACCCGGCCATGGCGCGGCGCTTGCGGCGCTCGGGCTGACGCCGGTGCTCGACTGGGAGATGCGGCTGGGCGAGGGGAGCGGAGCGCTCGTGGCCCTGCCGCTGCTCGACGCGGCGGCGGCGTTGTTGAACGATGTCGTACGGCTCGACCAAATCGGGGCGGATCGTGCCGACTGA
- a CDS encoding cobyric acid synthase, whose amino-acid sequence MGAVMLQGTGSDVGKSVLVAGLCRLLTDRGLRVRPFKAQNMSNNAAVCADGGEIGRAQALQAMACRVPPTTDMNPVLLKPQSDRTSQLVVGGRVAGVMAAGDYRRRRPELLAEVLAAYRRLSGEADIVVVEGAGSPAEINLRAGDIANMGFARAAGVPVVLAGDIDRGGVIAALVGTQAVIDRADAAMIRGFVVNKFRGDPALFEDGRAEIVARTGWRDIGLVPWLPDAARLPAEDAVALGRGGEAGDGPLIAVPMLSRIANFDDFDALAHDPAVRLRMIPPGRPLPGDASLVILPGTKATIADLAFLREQGWDIDLAAHVRRGGQVMGICGGYQMLGTGIADPDGIEGPAGQVAGLGLLPIDTVIAGAKTTRPVTGTLADGAAFAGYEIHAGVTTVAPGTPPLLHFADGTPDGAVARDGQIAGCYVHGLFDAPAARAGLLARIGARSDPLDRRDAIDAALDGVARALETALDIDALLDIAGEAL is encoded by the coding sequence TTGGGCGCGGTGATGCTCCAGGGGACCGGATCGGATGTCGGCAAGTCGGTGCTGGTCGCCGGGCTGTGCCGGCTGCTGACCGACCGGGGGTTGCGGGTGCGCCCGTTCAAGGCGCAGAACATGTCGAACAACGCCGCCGTTTGTGCGGATGGTGGTGAGATCGGTCGGGCGCAGGCGTTGCAGGCGATGGCGTGCCGCGTGCCGCCGACGACCGACATGAACCCGGTGCTGCTGAAGCCGCAAAGCGACCGCACGTCGCAGCTGGTGGTTGGCGGACGCGTGGCCGGGGTGATGGCGGCGGGCGACTATCGGCGGCGGCGACCCGAATTGCTGGCCGAGGTGCTGGCGGCCTATCGCCGCCTGTCCGGCGAGGCGGATATCGTGGTGGTCGAGGGTGCGGGATCGCCCGCCGAGATCAATCTGCGCGCGGGCGATATCGCCAATATGGGCTTTGCGCGGGCTGCCGGAGTGCCGGTGGTGCTGGCGGGCGATATCGATCGCGGCGGGGTAATTGCGGCGCTGGTCGGCACGCAGGCGGTGATCGATCGGGCCGATGCGGCGATGATCCGCGGATTTGTGGTCAACAAGTTCCGGGGCGATCCGGCGCTGTTCGAGGATGGCAGGGCGGAGATCGTGGCGCGTACCGGCTGGCGCGATATCGGGCTGGTGCCATGGCTGCCCGATGCCGCGCGCCTGCCGGCCGAGGATGCGGTGGCGCTGGGACGTGGGGGCGAAGCGGGCGACGGGCCGCTGATCGCGGTGCCGATGCTGTCGCGCATCGCCAATTTCGACGATTTCGATGCCCTTGCCCATGATCCGGCGGTGCGGTTGCGGATGATCCCGCCGGGCCGGCCGTTGCCGGGCGATGCGTCCCTGGTGATCCTGCCGGGGACGAAGGCGACGATCGCGGACCTCGCTTTCCTGCGCGAACAGGGCTGGGATATCGACCTTGCCGCCCATGTCCGGCGTGGCGGGCAGGTGATGGGTATCTGCGGCGGATACCAGATGCTCGGCACCGGCATCGCCGATCCGGACGGGATCGAGGGACCGGCGGGACAGGTCGCCGGGCTGGGGCTGCTGCCGATCGATACGGTGATCGCGGGCGCCAAGACGACGCGGCCGGTCACCGGCACGCTGGCGGACGGAGCGGCCTTTGCCGGCTATGAAATTCATGCCGGCGTGACGACCGTCGCACCGGGTACGCCGCCGCTGCTGCATTTCGCCGATGGCACGCCCGATGGCGCGGTCGCGCGCGACGGGCAGATTGCCGGTTGCTACGTTCATGGCCTGTTCGATGCGCCCGCCGCGCGGGCCGGCCTGCTCGCGCGGATCGGCGCGCGCAGCGACCCGCTCGACCGGCGCGACGCCATCGATGCCGCGCTCGACGGGGTGGCGCGGGCGCTGGAAACCGCGCTCGATATCGACGCATTGCTGGACATTGCCGGGGAGGCCCTATGA